A region of the Zonotrichia albicollis isolate bZonAlb1 chromosome 13, bZonAlb1.hap1, whole genome shotgun sequence genome:
CCCTACAGCACCACTTCGCAGGTAAGGCGAGTGAGCAGCACTCACTTTTGTTtagattctgctgctgctgtccagaTGTCTTGtccccccctccttttttttcttccctttcccttacttggaatattttttaaaagggcaCATCTGgagcctttttttaaaaaatgtgcgTGTGTGTTTATGTCTCGTTTGTGTTGTGTTAGGCTTAAACAAATAACTCGCagtgtgcacagcaaaggcgTGTAGGAAACCGGTaattccccctcctccccaccctTCACCGTTCAGTTTTAAGtgcaacaaataaataaaaaaaacataaaTCCCAGCTACGAGCGCTTCCCGAGCCCGCGCATCCCCCTCGCACCGCTGCGCCCGGGCAGCGCGGAGGGTGCGCGGGCAGCGGGAACCGCGCTCCGCGGGCTCGGGGCTTCGCTCGCGTTTCTGCGGAACCGGGCTGTGCCgattcctccctccttcctccacGGTCGGTCCTTTTCCTGTGTCTTATTAGGATCTGTcgagaggttttttttccccccatgcGATTTCCGAAGGACATCCCCCACTCACACCAAGGCACCCTGTATTAACTAAGTCGTGGCTATATCGTACTCGGAGTCACGATTTATTTGGGTAGAATTATTTATACACGGTAATCACTGCAAGATGTGCCTCTCTCGCTTGGGAAGTTAGCTGTCCCCTTGAAGTTATTGAAATCAAATGCCTTCGATTGCGTTGGCTGACATATTTACTGCTGTGTCTATTGTCAAATTAACTGTAATCGCAACTTTTTGCCTTTAAATCAATGCAGATGGACCGAGCGGGGGCGGGAAGGACGGAGCCTTACGGATCTTATACCTTTCTCGAGAGCAATTATTTCCTTAAAGTTTTGCCTGCTTGATTAATCGTGCCCCCTTCCCAagagctcctgctccccatccGGTTTATTTCCCGGTTTCTATAATTAGTTGCTCCAGCCCGTGTTTCCTATCCCCCTCCTCACCGCCCCCCCCCCTCCGCACACACACAGGCGCGCACACGCTCCTAAATTCCCCCCGATGGGGCTGCCTCGACAGTCACTCGGCGCCGTCCCGCTTTCTCCTCTCCGCAGTTCTTCGTGCCCGCCAGCCCCAGCACGACCTGCTGCGAGGCCGCCCCCCGCTCCGGGCCGGATGCCTCCTCGGCGCCGGCCGCCGCCTCGCTGTGCTGCGCCCCGTACGAGAGCCGGCTGCTGGCGCCCGGCCGCGCCGAGCTCAATGCGGCGCTGGGCATGTACAGCGCCCCGTACGCCGCCGGCCAGGGCTACGGCAACTACCTGCCCTACGGCGCCGAGCCCGCCGCGCTCTACACCGCGCTGGTGAGTGCCCcggaggggagcagggctgcaaCAGGCGGGAGAAACTGCGCGGTTCGCAGTCGGTACCGCGGCGGGGGAGTGGGAGCGGGACCGGCCCGTCGGGGATGGGGGGCGCGGAGGGACGCGGCTGCCGCGGGGAGCCGGGGCTATGCGGGGCTCTGCTGGACGCCAAACGCTGCCGCTTCCCTTGCAGAACCCCCAGTATGAAATCAAAGACGGCGCCGGCACGTTGCACTCGGGAATCGCGCAGCCCGCTACCTACTACTCCTACGATCATTCCTTGGGGCAGTACCAGTACGACAGGTAAAACCCCTTTGATCAGCGCCCGGCAGCATTAGCATCCCCCTGCGAGGCGGCGGTCGACATCAAACGAGGGGGACGGGGGGGCTCCGACCTGACAAACGTTGTACAAAAGAAACGAGGCGCCCGGGAGCAGCAGACAGCGGAAACCAAAGTTGGGCGGCGATGTcaggagggcaggggcaggaaggCAGGTGGGCAGGGGCCACACCGGGCCtgcggcgcggccgggccgggccgggccgggccgggggatTCTTGCCGGACTCCCGCCGGCCCCCCATCCCTGATCATCTCCCAGCAGGTACGGGACGGTGGATTTCGGTGGTTCAGCCAGACGCAAAAATGCAACGCGAGAGACGACGAGTACTCTCAAGACCTGGCTGTACGAGCACCGCAAAAACCCCTACCCCACCAAAGGAGAGAAAATCATGCTGGCTATCATCACTAAAATGACCCTGACGCAAGTGTCCACTTGGTTTGCTAACGCCAGACGGAGGcttaagaaagaaaacaaaatgaccTGGTCTCCCAAGAACAAAGCCGGGGAAGAGAGGAAAGAAGGAACCCCGAGGGAAGAGGATGAATACAGTGCGGAGGGTGAAGGCAGAGGTAGGCGGGAGAGGCAGACGGGCGCCTCCAAGTAGGCTCGAAGTGATTTCGAGGCCCCCCAACTTCCCCGCACCCTCACTAACGCCCTGCCGCCCCTTTTTCCCCGTGTGTGTCCAAGCAGAGCAGAAGAGCTACAAGGAGGACAAGGACCTGCGGTTCAGCgacctggaggaggaggaagaggaggaggaggaggaggcggggAAGCCGGAGAAGGGCCGgaccagctccctgcaggaagCGCCCAGCCTGGGCGCGGCGCTGCCCGAGGCTCCGCGGAGCGACTGCAGCCTGCCCGGCCCCTTCCACGCCTTTCCTTGTGCCAAGGCCCCCGCCGCGGACTTCGCCCCCGCCTCCTCGGCCGGCCCGCCGCCGCCCTACGCGCCCGCGGAGAAGCCGCGCATCTGGTCTTTGGCGCGCACGGCCGGGGCCAGCGCGGCGCGCAGGGGCAGCCCCGAGGGCCGCGGCGCGGAgggaggcggcggcgcggcgggggagcagcccctgcccgccAAGGCCTTCCGGAGCTCCGCTTTCAGCCTGCAGCCGCTCCCGCGGAGCTGCGCGTCCCACCGCGGCCTGGGGGAGCCGTGCCAGTTCGCGGCGGCGGGCGAAGGTAcccgcggcggcggggccgcggggacGGGCGGGaccgcgggccgggccgggacgCAGGGCGCGGCGTGAGCCCGCCCGCGCAGCGACAGCCCCGGTGCTCGGCCGTGCCCAGGTGTCAGGTGCAGACGCCGAGGCTTCCCCGCTCCAGGCGAGCGGGCAGGGGagggcggcgggagcgggccGTGCCCACCGCGAGCCGCTTGTGTCTGTGCAGGCTTCGGGCGGGGCGCCAAGGGCGGCCCGGGAGGCACCGAGCTGGGTGGGACGTGCCTGGACAGGCTGCGGACGGCGTTCCGGCCCGTGCTGCGGAGGTGAGGTAGGTGACGGGCCGGCCGCCGGGGCCCCACCTCGCACGAAGCGCACTCCCGCCCGCCTGGCCCTGGGACACCGCAGCGGCCCCGGCCGGAGAGCGCTGCGCCAAGGCCGCCGCCTTGCCCCGCTCCCGGAGCTCCCGTCCGGGCGGGGCAGCGACCCGCGGCCACGCAGCGCCAGCTCATCACCGCTTCTCCGTCCCGCAGGGCCGCCCGCCCCATCCCGGGCGCTGGCGACGGGGCTCCGGCTGTAAGGAAGCGCTCGGCCTGACGGAACGAAAAAAACCTGTCCCCGGGCCGGCGGTGGCCTCGCAGCTCCGCCCTGCCCTCGCCGGGGAAGGGCCGCCGCGGCACAACGTGCTGCGCACATGGCGCTGGGGCCGCGGCGGGCGGAGCGGCCGTAGGACCGGCGCCTCCCCGCCGCTCGCCTGCCATGTGTTCAATATTGCCCATTGACGTCTttgcaaaaaggaagaaaaacccccACCCcagtattttctcttttccctccaCGTCGTGGtttgtttctccttttcctcccaaaCCCGCGCTCTCTGCTCAGCgccctgctctgccaagggGCACCAGTTCGCAGTCGCTCCcggggaggagaaggaggagaagcgGCGCAGGTTACGCCGGACTGTTTCTTTCCCGTCTCTGTACATAGATACCGCTGAAAGTATTTTTCGGAGTCTAATTAACACGGGTGAGCTGAACGCCACGAAGCCGGCGGTGACCTCGGAGCTCTCCAGGCAGGAGCCGGCACAGCCCGGGAGGAGCGGCCCCGGGCaccgccgcccgccccggggCACGGCCGGGGCATCCCCGGGCAGCGGGCGGCGAAGTAGGACGTTGTTAGTGGGTCACCGCCGTCAGTCAGTCAAAAGAGCAGTGCTGCACTTTACAGGACAGACGAGAAAGGGAAACCGTATCTCTGCATTATTTCTGTTTAATTAAAAGTGTCATCAAACACTTTGTGTTCGGACTAATAAACCAAGCAGGGATGAGGAAAGAATGTTTCTTTGTTCCTGTCTCTAGAAGCAGTGgcaataatttaaattaataacTGTGGTAATTAAGAGGTCATCTATAGATCAACCCGATACCTGCTATTTCCAAGTTCACCGGGGTCAGCATTTACATTAAGTCATTTGTGGTCAATAGAGTCCAATGAATTCTGCCTTAATAAATCAGGGAAATCAATCTTGAATATCGAGTAGACTTCAATATGTTTACTAAAGGCTACTCAAGACGAGTGGGGCTGCATAACTGGGAGCCCCCTGGGTTTGCGACCGGAGAAGCAGTTGGTAGGGgaaaggaggagctgcaggtcaACACAGGGAGATGTGAGGGGGCTGCCCCCAGCGTCAGCCGCGGCCCTTCCCGGGAGCAGAGGGCGCTGGGAAAGAAGGCAAACTTTGTCGGGCTCTGGAGGATCggggggaaagggaggggaaggTGAGTGCACACgagggcagcaggtgagggCCCATCGGGAGCCTCGCCGGAGATGCTGCCCGGCCACGGGGCTCTCCCGCACTCCCTGGACAAGCGGCGgtgcagcagcaacagcagtcTGTTGCAGTGACCCGAAGCTTAGAGAAGGGGAAATTAAGCTGCGAAAAGATAAACATTATTTCAAGTCGGATTTGAAGGATTAGGGCTTGTAATAAAGAGCATTAGGCCCTTTCGAAGGGTTCTTGCAAGGCAACTTTTCCGCCCACCGGAGAGGACAGGTATTATCTGCCTTGGGGGCACATGGGCAGGCTTCCCACGCGTGTCCGCACGGcagagccgggccgggcctccCTCCCGGCTCTGTCCCGTCCTACCGGGGAGCGACCCGGCTTTCTCCGGTTCCGCTTCCCGCGGCTTTGTTGGAGGCTCCCcggggaggcagctctgcatcGCCCTCCCGAGCTGCTCACGGGACACGAAA
Encoded here:
- the IRX6 gene encoding iroquois-class homeodomain protein IRX-6, translating into MSFSQFGYPYSTTSQFFVPASPSTTCCEAAPRSGPDASSAPAAASLCCAPYESRLLAPGRAELNAALGMYSAPYAAGQGYGNYLPYGAEPAALYTALNPQYEIKDGAGTLHSGIAQPATYYSYDHSLGQYQYDSRYGTVDFGGSARRKNATRETTSTLKTWLYEHRKNPYPTKGEKIMLAIITKMTLTQVSTWFANARRRLKKENKMTWSPKNKAGEERKEGTPREEDEYSAEGEGRAEQKSYKEDKDLRFSDLEEEEEEEEEEAGKPEKGRTSSLQEAPSLGAALPEAPRSDCSLPGPFHAFPCAKAPAADFAPASSAGPPPPYAPAEKPRIWSLARTAGASAARRGSPEGRGAEGGGGAAGEQPLPAKAFRSSAFSLQPLPRSCASHRGLGEPCQFAAAGEGFGRGAKGGPGGTELGGTCLDRLRTAFRPVLRR